GGCCACGGGAACGGTCGCTTTGTCCGTTTCCATTTCCACGATGTCCTGGCCTTCGGTGATCACGTCACCGACGGCAACAAAAATTTCAAGGACATCGCCAGATTCGATGCCATCGCCGAGTTCGGGAAGTTTGACTTCAGTCATGGGAAAGATATGTCAGGAGTGTGATTTGAGAAGTTTGAGACGCTCGGTCGTTCGCTGGCGGCGATGTTCCCGGCAACCGGGAACGATTGAATTCAATGCCGCTCGAAGCAAACGACGCTCGCGTTTGTCCGGCAAGATCAGGCGAAGTACGGATCGATTTTGTCGGCATCGTAGTCCAAGTCTTTGATTGCTTGGGCCACATCTGTGGCTTCGAACGTTCCGGCCTTTGCCAAACGTCCGAGGGTAGCGATCGTGATCGACTCGGCATCGACTTCGAAGTGTCGACGCAGGGCTTCGCGGGTTTCGCTGCGGCCCATGCCGTCGGTGCCCAGAACGTAGTAGTCGCCTGGGATCCAAGGGGTGAGCTGTTCGCCGAGAGCACGCACGTAATCGCTGGCCGAGATGAACGGACCTTCGACTCCTTCGAGTACTTCCTCGAGGTAGCTCTTGCGAGGCGTTTCGGTCGGGTGCAGACGGTTCCAACGTTCAACCGCATGAGCGTCACGACGCAGCAACGTGTAGCTGGTCACGGACCAAACATCGCTGGCAATGTTGTACTTCTCGGCCAAGATTTCTTGGGCCTTCAACGCACAGTTCAGGATCGCACCGCTGCCGAACAGTTGCACGCGTGCTTTGGCACCATCGACATCGCGGCTCTTGAACTTGTACATCCCCTTCACGATGCCATCTTCGCAACCTTCGGGCATTTCAGGTTGGTTGTATGGATCGTTCTCTGCGGTGATGTAGTACAGGCATTCTTCGCCCTGTTCATACATCCGTTTCAAGCCTTCGTGAACAATCACGGTGACTTCGTAAGCAAATGCGGGGTCGTAAGCACGCACGGTTGGGAACGCGATTGCGTTGAGCAGGCTGTGTCCGTCCTGGTGCTGCAGACCTTCGCCGTTGAGCGTTGTTCGGCCGGCAGTACCACCGACGAGGAAGCCCTTGGCTCGCATGTCAGCGGCGGCCCAAATCGAATCGCCGATCCGTTGGAAACCGAACATGCTGTAGTAGATGTAGAACGGAATCATGTTCACACCGTGGCAGCTGTAGGCGGTGCCAGCAGCGTTGAAGCTGGACATCGAACCGCATTCGGTGATGCCTTCTTCCAATATTTGACCGTCTTGTGCTTCCTTGTAGAAAGCGACCTGGTCGGAATCCATTGGCTCGTAGAGCTGACCCGCGTGGGCGTAGATACCGAACTGTTTGAACATGCCTTCCATGCCGAACGTTCGCGACTCATCCGGCACGATGGGAACGACGAATTTGCCGATCGACTTGTCGCGGCACATTGCGACCAACATTTGCACGGCGGCGAACGTGGTGCTGACTTCCTTGTTGTCCGTCCGTTTGGCAACAAACTTCTGGAACACATCCAGAGCTGGGATTTCCAACTTCGGGTGTTCCGTCGGACGACTTGGAACGGGACCGCCAAGCGTATCGCGGCGAGTCTGCAGATACTTGATCTCGTTGCTGTTGGCGGGTGGCTTGTAAAAAGGAGCGTCGCCTACGGTTTCGTCGCTGATTGGAATGCCAAAGCGAGTCCGGAATTCCAGCAACTCGGCTTCGTTCATCTTCTTTTGGTTGTGGGCCACGTTGCGGCCTTCACCGGCTTCGCCAAGTCCGTAACCCTTGACCGTTTTCGCCAGGATCACGGTCGGTTTGCCGTTGTTCAGCGTGGTGGCTCGGTGATACGCCGCGTAGACCTTTTCAGGGTCGTGTCCGCCGCGACGGATCTTCTCGAGCTTCTCGTCCGACAGGTGTTTGACCAACTCGAGCAACTCGGGGTACTTGCCGAAGAAGTGTTCGCGAATGTAGCTGCCGGGCATCGAGGTGTACTTCTGGTACTGACCGTCGACGACTTCGTTCATGCGTTTGGCTAGCAAGCCGGTCGTGTCACGAGCAAGCAGTTCGTCCCATTCGCCGCCCCAGACGACTTTGATAACGTTCCATCCGGCACCGTGGAAAATCGATTCCAGTTCTTGAATGATCTTGCTGTTGCCGCGGACGGGACCGTCGAGTCGTTGCAGGTTGCAGTTGATGACGAAGATCAGATTGTCGAGCTTCTCACGCGAAGCCAAACCGATCGCACCGAGTGTTTCCGGTTCGTCGCATTCGCCGTCACCGAGGAACGCCCAAACCTTTTGGCCCTTGGTGTCTTTGATGCCGCGATCGTTCAGGTATTCGTTGAAGCGGGCTTGGTAGATCGCCATGATTGGCCCGAGGCCCATCGAGACGGTCGGGTATTCCCAAAAACCGGGCATCAACCAAGGGTGTGGGTAGCTGGAAAGTCCGCCACCGGGTGCGAGCTCACGACGGAAGTTGTCGAGGTTCTCGTCGGACAAGCGGCCTTCGAGGTAGGCACGTGAGTACATGCCGGGGGAGGCGTGACCTTGGAAGTAGATCGAGTCACCGGAGTAACCGTCTTCACCGCGGCCTTGGAAGAAGTGGTTGAAGGCGACTTCGTAGAGAGTCGCGGAGCTGGCAAACGTGCTGATGTGTCCGCCGACGCCGCCGGGCCGCTTGTTGGCTCGGACGACCATCGCCATCGCATTCCAGCGAATGATCGACTTGATTCGGCGTTCGAGTTCACGATTGCCGGGGTAAGCGGGCTGCTCGTGAGGTGGGATCGTGTTGACGTACGGGGTGGAGGTGTCCGAGGAAAGGGGCACGCCTTCTTCGGCGGCTCGGTCACGCAGTTGGTCGATCAGGAACTTGACCCGTTCGGGGCCTTTGCTTTGAAGGACATATTCGAGGGATGAAATCCACTCTTGGGTTTCGGCGGCGTCGACATCGACATCCGGCGAGTGCTGCAATTCGCCGAGGTTTTGTGAAATTTCGGCTTGAGCGACGGATTTTGATTCGGACATAGAGAGTAGAGAACTCCGGGCTCGCGGACG
Above is a window of Rhodopirellula bahusiensis DNA encoding:
- the aceE gene encoding pyruvate dehydrogenase (acetyl-transferring), homodimeric type; this encodes MSESKSVAQAEISQNLGELQHSPDVDVDAAETQEWISSLEYVLQSKGPERVKFLIDQLRDRAAEEGVPLSSDTSTPYVNTIPPHEQPAYPGNRELERRIKSIIRWNAMAMVVRANKRPGGVGGHISTFASSATLYEVAFNHFFQGRGEDGYSGDSIYFQGHASPGMYSRAYLEGRLSDENLDNFRRELAPGGGLSSYPHPWLMPGFWEYPTVSMGLGPIMAIYQARFNEYLNDRGIKDTKGQKVWAFLGDGECDEPETLGAIGLASREKLDNLIFVINCNLQRLDGPVRGNSKIIQELESIFHGAGWNVIKVVWGGEWDELLARDTTGLLAKRMNEVVDGQYQKYTSMPGSYIREHFFGKYPELLELVKHLSDEKLEKIRRGGHDPEKVYAAYHRATTLNNGKPTVILAKTVKGYGLGEAGEGRNVAHNQKKMNEAELLEFRTRFGIPISDETVGDAPFYKPPANSNEIKYLQTRRDTLGGPVPSRPTEHPKLEIPALDVFQKFVAKRTDNKEVSTTFAAVQMLVAMCRDKSIGKFVVPIVPDESRTFGMEGMFKQFGIYAHAGQLYEPMDSDQVAFYKEAQDGQILEEGITECGSMSSFNAAGTAYSCHGVNMIPFYIYYSMFGFQRIGDSIWAAADMRAKGFLVGGTAGRTTLNGEGLQHQDGHSLLNAIAFPTVRAYDPAFAYEVTVIVHEGLKRMYEQGEECLYYITAENDPYNQPEMPEGCEDGIVKGMYKFKSRDVDGAKARVQLFGSGAILNCALKAQEILAEKYNIASDVWSVTSYTLLRRDAHAVERWNRLHPTETPRKSYLEEVLEGVEGPFISASDYVRALGEQLTPWIPGDYYVLGTDGMGRSETREALRRHFEVDAESITIATLGRLAKAGTFEATDVAQAIKDLDYDADKIDPYFA